The Eublepharis macularius isolate TG4126 chromosome 12, MPM_Emac_v1.0, whole genome shotgun sequence genomic sequence tggcctcagaatgcctctgcaggggctcctgcctccccctcaatctgttttccaaaatagcaagtgagtggggtgcgtgtgtgtgccagtgtttttgctgctccatgtggattATTCTATGCAcacggagcagtaaaaacaggaaaaTAGCCTCTTTtcgtgctattttgacatgggaaacagcttgaggggggagacaggagcccttcctcccccttcaggGGTGTTTTGAGGCCATGTGGCCTCTccattatttttaacagccattccccacagctgctgtgtggctgcagaggTCTGAGGAACCCGGacgcaactctttaaaaacctgcacttcTATAGAGACCCTATTGATATCAAGGGGCTTAGCAAGGAGTACCTttccataggattgtactgtaaaccTCTCAGCTCCTGTGTGATTCTGCAGTGTCCCACCTCTTTAACCGTAAGCCTCTCTCTTCCCCCAGCGGCTCCAAGTTTTATCTTCGGCCAAGTCTTCCAACCCAAACAACTCATCTATACAGAGGGAGACAAGATCTTGATTACATGCAATCAAAATGTCACCAGACATGACACGATGTATTGGTACAAGCAGCAAGCTCAGCAAACAGGGGGTGTCCTGTCTTTGTTGGGACAGGGATACGCAGAAGGTTCCACTCCTGCTGGGGAATACCAAATTGATGTGATCAGAGCATCTCGAGCTACCAACCTCACCAAAGACGAGGCCCGATTGAGTGATGCGGGCATGTACTTCTGTGCCGTGAGAGACACAGTGAGAGGAAGTCAGGTGGCTTCAGTACAGAAAGTGCTCCACTTGTGGAGAAGGAGTTTAAGTGGGTCAAAACTGAATGTTAACGGAACATAAATGGAAGACGGTATTGGATCCAAGAAATTTGAGACACACTGAAGGAAGATCAGATAAGAGTTAAAGCAGAGTTTGGATGCAATTCCTGTATGACGTCGGAGTTTGGCAGAGCTTCTGAgttttggcatttttaaaaatgtttttgaaatctgATTTCTAAACAGAAATGATTTGCACAAGCCAGCAAAACTGAAGCACTTTTAGATTCCATTGATTCTGATAGGAAAATGAAGCAAGCGTTTTGTAATGAGAAAGGGGCTAGTCACAGGACCAATCAGTAAGCTCCTAAAAATACACCCCACTCCCAAATTTACTATGCCTTTCTTCCATGTATTGCCGGCACAAATCACCACTTCTACTGCTGTCCCAaaagggttaccaactctgggttgggaaattcctggagattttgggggtggcacctggggaaggtggagtttggggaggtgagagaAAGCCACAGAATCCACCTTCTAAAACATCCATTTTCATCCATCacagtcacctggagatcagttgtaattctgggagatcaccagccacaacctggaggttggGTCCTATGTCCCAATCACCAGGTTCCCATTTTCTGGTGCAGGTGGCCTTAGAGTAGCAGCTCCCTCTCAACCTCAGCTGATAATATTGAtgtatataataacaacaacaacatttgatttatatactgcctttcaggacaacttaatacccactcagagcagtttacaaagtatgttattatccccacaacaacaacaccctgtgaagtgggtggggctgagagagctcctagaagctgtgactgacccaaggtcacccagctggcttcaagtggaggagtgcggaatcaaacccggttctccagattagagtcccacgctcttaaccactacgccaaactggctcaataTCTATCTGATATTGTAAGGATCACACACTATATATATATCTAATATATAGATCACACTATGTATATGTTATATCGTGGCAAGTTGTTAATtgccttattgaactgttttcccttattgaactgttagTATTTTTCACCTGATCCCTTTAGGCCGAAAAGCCTGTGTAGTAGTTTagttttcattttcccttcatgttctgggctgtttgttctctacCAAGCAGGGGccagggaaggccctgcttttgttaaataaaactcTCAAACCTTTAGACATGGCGTGCCGATGGAATTATTACAGTATATATAGTccaaattcaatccctggcatctgtaGTTGAAATAATACcagggaaagatctttctctgcttgagaacctggagagcagctgccagtccgaGCAGGACAATACTGAGCTACATGGATTGCTGGcctgacacagggccaagctacacatgacgaatgacacttgaacggcaagtggattgagtggagggcaagtgaacagagagaaatacacttgctgttcaagtgtcattcgtcttgtgtagcttggccctcagtataagGCGGCATCATGTGTTCATATTAGGCTATCTCCTTTATGGTGAATGGGTCAAAGGGGAGAGGCTGTAAGGTCACTCCACTGGctgtggagagctgctaccagttaaACAATACTAAGCAGTAAAGAGTGGTTGGCTAGGGAAATGGGGCAGTGCCTCACCAACCCAGGCTGCCCCCAGCTCTTTCCTGCCATCTTTCTTACCATCCTTAGCAAAAAGTCTAGAGGTTGGCAGGCTGGCAGCTGCCTTTAATTCAGCAAACAAGCGAGCCCCTCCATGCAAATGCCAGAGGGCTTTTCTTTTCTGTGGAACCAGAACTCATCTGCACtaggagccaagctgcaagtgacgaatgacacttgaacggcaagcgaacagactcgtgtgcattcctccctgttcacttgcgctccacttgaccacatcaagtggagcacaagtgaacggcaagtgaacagggaggaatgcacgcgagtctgttcgcttgccattcaagtgtcattcgtcacttgcagcttggctctagaTCACTGGATCTTCATGGCTGCCTCTGGGTCTCTGATAGCTCAATGGATTCCTAGGAAGCCCATTCACTGTCAACCATCTTAACAAAGCCACATGTTGAGCTACATGGATGGAACTTTTCAAATATAAAGAATGCATTAAAATttcagctatttttttaaaaaaaagtcttaatTGAACGTTTCTTGATTTGTGCTTGTTGCCCGTTGTACTAGTTTAGATTATGATTGATGGATAGTTGTGGACTCATCTCTTCTTTGGGAGCTGGCTGCCTTCTTTCCACCCCTTCCAGTAACCCCACTGAGCCCTGGATCTGACAGCCATGCCGTAAGGTAAAGTtacccctttccccaccatccTTCTCTTGGCAGGCAGGTCATTAGCTGAACAAAACAACTGATGCAATACCACCAGGCAATTCATCCCTGGCTTCTACCACAGGGCTGGGAGTCGGGGATGTCTCCAGAGTCTCAATTCCTTATagaaagatggcagaggccataTAAGTGCTTTTGACTGCCTTTGCCTTCAAAGCAGCAGATTTGCATTGAGGCTGAACTGATCTGGGGGAGATGTAGATCCTTTCACCTATGCAGGAACTATAGGACAAGCTGTGTATTCTCAGACCCCACCATTCAAGCTGGCTTTTCAGTTCATGTCAGTGTAAGAGGACTCTTCTTTGGTCCATTGGTTTCACTTCCTCTCCGCCATCTTCATTTGAAAACCTTGCCTTTAATTTCCATCCACCATCCGGCATTAAAGGTAAAAAATGTTGGCTGCTACTGCAAATATTGATCATTTATGAGAAGCGTATCATTTGCCCAGATGGGAGCAGAAGCCCAGAGCTTTTTCTCTTGATTGTTCCACGTTCCCCTCCTTAGTCCATGTGGATCTCATGAACCCCAGAATGGCAAGCAAAAAATCTGGTAGGGAGTGAACCCCCCCTGCCCACGTGAGTCCATGACAGAGGCTGGAATCAAACATGGCTTTCTGGGATATGGTGGGTCCTCGGACAATTTCCAGTATATTAATTGCCACAGGAAAGATTCTGGAATGATGCCTGTGGTGTGTATTGCATGTAGggatgtaaagaaaaaaaatcagagtgtCACATTTGCAAAGCAGACTTGTTAACAAGGCTTCAAAAAATGAAGGGATGATTCATGGATGAGTCTCACTTAGTCAGTTGAAAATGATTACTTTTAAGGTAATTTCAGACAATGGAGCAGTAAATTCAGCCGAGCTCAATCATTAGTTGGCTGGAAAGGCAGTGAGCATTAGaatgtgatgtattgtcgaaggctttcacggccggagaatgatggttgttgtggattttctgggttgtatagccgtggtcttgatgttgtagttcctgacgtttcaccagcagctgtggctggcatcttcagagctatagcaccaaaagacagagatctctcagtgtcacagtgtggaaaagaagttggcaggtaatttatatctactcaggaaggtagggttgggctgagtcatcctgtaagagtttcccagggtgtggaatccatacgcaaaagaacctcctcaggatacagtgaagcctccctccattagcattccacaccctgggaaactcttacagctgaagttacgctgtgctgaataaagaggcaaaaagtttatttaagaaatacatacttgagagtgaagagagagagatagggatagagtccttgctatctgactacatcttgtagaagaatgaataaggcaggagagagaagaagcaggatattgccttgtttagcccaataggagacaagacaaggaaatgacccccccccccaggaatcaagagagatgctgctctcactgtcctgacgaagtgatccttgctgccccctgcatagaaggcacttcttccctttgctgctgccgtacaccagacattgcaatttccaacagaaAGAACTCTATTTGACACCTGGGTGAGCTGAGTCtgggggtggaaatacacattacgaaGTACTTAGGAACATTCAAGgaaacctcatttcacatgtcccccccccaacttcccatgcactcacttgcacagtcacacttcagtttgctccatgtgagtacattcacgcactcgatatcagttcctcttcaactgctaaaagtagcCCAGGCCGCTTAGCAAAATTCCCAGTTTTCCCCACCTCCCATagccattcattgaaatgcagatcttgacactttctcacaccttcaagaaatgcagattggcaagtcagaggagtcTAAAGTATCTGCTCTGCAGTGTCCATCCATGAGAGCTTTcgctgtgaaaacagagctgagacTCGGTGGTGGCAATCttactcacttgcaaatgcaatcacacaaagagaGCTCCCATAAAAGCGGCATTCACATGTGCCGACTTGGACAGCCCACATGTGAATTGAGgaacacacataaaatcctgcacttgagcgtcctgAGGTAATTCTCAATATGTATTTCTACTCTGAGTTGACAACCCTGGGCTAACAGCATCAGATTACTATGTAAACACACATAGGTGGGAGAAAGTGTCTTCTCTTTGAGATATTATGGACTGTTTATAGATTTTGTGTTACTCTATTTTTAGAATTTATTGGACATGGCCTTGGAGATCAGATCAGGTTTGGCCAAAAGGTGGTTCACAGTTCAGCAGGGCTGCAGATGATAGTGCGGGTGATGAGGAAAGACAAGGGAAGATTCAGCTCCCCTTATCCACTCGTGTTGGTTGTAAAAAATcaaccctccccccgccccgcttccTGCTTTAGAAGTGGATAAACGAGCCTGGCTACCCTGCTGAAGAAATTCTCTAACAGATAGTATATTTTAAGTTCAGCAACAGGGAATTCTACAGACACTAAATAAGCAAcctgcattaaaaaaatcactgagattgtgtcatttttttttttactatcctTCTTAGCAGTGCATTGGTTGGATTAGAAATGCCAAACCACACCGTGATCCTGGAATTCATTCTCCTCGGAATCCCCCACACCGAAGGTCTCCAAAATATCCTCTTTGCTGTCTTTTTGTTCTTCTACCTCTTCACATTGGTTGGCAATCTACTCATCCTCACCGCAATCATCTGCGATGCCCGCCTCCACACGCCCATGTATTGGTTCCTCTGCAATCTCTCTGTGGTCGATCTTGGCTTCTCCTCCATCAGCACTCCCAAGCTCTTGGCCAACCTCTGGGTAGGGAGCAGAACTATCTCTTTGGGTGGCTGCATGTGCCAGGTCTTCTTCTACCACTTCCTGGGCAGCACTGAATGCCTCCTCTACACAGTCATGGCCTATGATCGTTATGCTGCTATTTGCCACCCGTTGAGGTACACCGTCATCATGAACAGAAAAGTGTGTGCCCTCTTGGCAGCCGGGACGTGGTTTGCCAGTACATTTCATGCCACCATCTTGACCAGCTTGACCTTCACATTGCCTTACTGTGGGTCCAATGTGGTGGACTATTTCTTGTGTGACATTTTCCCAGTAGTCAAGCTGGCTTGTGCAGACACCTATATAATTGAGACGGTGAGCTTCACCGACATTGGCATGGTGCCTATGGCTTGCTTCTTACTCATTTTTATGTCCTACATCAGAATTGCCATCTCTGTGCTGAGGATGCGCTCAGCGGAAAGCCGACGTAAAGCAGCCTCCACTTGCGTATCGCATTTGACAGTAGTTTGCTTCTTCTTCGGGCCTTGTGCTCTTCTCTACACCCAGCCATCTCTGAGTGATGTATTAGCCACCCCTATCCAGATCTTCTGTAATGTTGTCACACCCATGTTGAACCCAACCATCTATACTCTGCGGAACAAAGAGGTTCAGGCGGCATTCAGAAAGTTGAAAGGTTAGAAAAAAGGGGTCATATTCCACCCAAGCAGGTATTCCTTTATTTTCCCCAAGAAATAAGCAAGTAAGCTAGGAAAGAGAAAGTCCTTCCCACTTGCCCCTGCATCTTAAAAGATGTACCATGAAAACTACACCATAGGTCAGCTGAAGGCTTATCTTGCATCAATGTTCAGGCAAGGTAGGAATTCCTTACTTTTTTCCAGATATTTTTGAGAAACAGGTTAGATTTAGCAGACATGCCACATTTTTTTATAGCATAGATAGACTGGAATGGAAAGAAAATAGTCATCAAGGTGTAACCTTTAGGCATTTATGGACTTTAAAAAAGAATACGAGTCATGACAATTGTAGAATGTGGCAGCTCGACATGTAGTTATTCACCAATGAAAACTGAAGTTGCAGATCACATTTCATAGcatacaaggctttttttctgggaaaagaggtggtggaactcagtgggttgccctcagagaaaatggtcacatggctggtggccccgccccctgatctccagacagaggggagtttagattaggcaatctaaactcccctctgtctggagatcagggggtggagccaccagccatgtgaccattttcaagaggttctggaactctgttccactgcattccagctgaaaaaaagcccggataGCATACATATTGTTCCATTCTTTCCAGAACATTATTTCCTGTTTTTTCTGAACCAGCTCAGTATCACTTTCCATATAGAGCCTTCACCAGAATTTCATCTAAAGCAGGCTGGGGTGTTTTTCATGGGAAGTATGAAGGACTTCACTAGAAGAAGGAAAACCGAGTGAACTCTTTAGGCACCCATCAATAATCTTTAGCTCTTTTGATTGTCTCCACTTTTCTTTCCGCTTCTTGCTTACTAGTTTACAAGATTTCTGGATAAGTTACATTTATACTTGGTACAGTGCCTGGTGCACTCTGGATGCTAAATTAATGCGAAATACTGCAAAACATTGTTATCCATCACCCACGGGGAATACAGGTTGCCAGTAAATGGAAATGTGCCTGTTAATAGAACTTCACTCTGACATTAACTGAATTTTTCTCTGTATGCAGCAATAAAGTTGATAATTGAAGCATTATTAAAACAGTCTTAACTACCATTTATAAGAAGAAAATAAGATTTTGCGACATACTAGTTTTATCTGGGTATTCCTCTTCTCTTTCCTGGATCTTTTCTTtaagctccagaggagttagctgtgttagtctgtagcagcaaaatagaaaagagtccagtagcacctttaagactaaccaaatttactgtagcataagctttcgagaaccacagttctcatctgatgaagggaactgtgattctcgaaagcttatgctatagtaaagttggttagtcttaaaggtgctactggactcttttctatttcgtTAAGATGAAGGTTTTGGGGGGAGTGAGGGTGTGACTATCTTTCCCTTCCTCGTCATTTAATCTGAATTGCATTTAATATGTATGCTAAATTATGTTGTCACTGGGTTCCTCTGCCATTCTTTGTCAATAAAATACTACAAATATCACATCCcttgttttctttttgaaaattctTTTTGTGCAACATAGGTCAACTGAGCTTTGGAATTTTTGTGCTTTTTGTGTGATTTTCACATCTTGGGGTCTTGATCCATCAGTTCAAGAAGGCATAGAGTGAAacacattgcaaattacctggggacactaaagtgcaggattttatgtgtggtcctcaattcacatgcaggctgctcTTGCTCGGTGCACATGCATGTccctttcacaggagctccctttgtgtgattgcatgtgtgagtgattccagagggcagagctccaattcagctctgtttttgttgTGAAAACAAGTGCTGTAGGCTCCTTtcacttgccaatttgcatttcttcaaTATGTGAGAGAGTGTCAAAACCCGCAATTCAATGGACGGATGTGGGAGGTGGAGAAACTGGGTATTATGTAACGTGATTTCTGCTCATACTGATTTAGCAAGTAAGGATTTCAGCTCAGAACAACATCTCTATTGAAGGCCAGAACAGACAGCCAACACAAGCTTAACGTGAGCCAAATATATTCACACAAACCCCGCCCCGAAGataaccaacaaccaataggcacatgAAGCTAGAATCCTTATTTTGCATTAACTATGTACAAAGTAACATATTTACAGTGCTGTGATTGGACTTTATTGTACATTACGGATTGGATGCAGCCACCAGAAAAACAGCCAATAGGAATGAAGGCTTCAGGAGCctaggctcagggccaagctacacatgacgaatgacacttgaatggcaagtgtatttctccctgttcacttgccctccactcaatccacttgccgttcaagtgtcattcgtcatgtgtagcttggccctcagacagaagCTCAGTCAGTACACAACACTGGGATACTTttggcagttgaggaggaactgatattgaacgtgtgaatgtactcacacagagcaaattgaagtgtgactgtgtgagtgagtgcacaggaagttggaggggggacatgtgaaatgaggttcacttgaacgttcctaggtactttgtaatgtgtagagaTACTCATAGTGC encodes the following:
- the LOC129339783 gene encoding olfactory receptor 958-like — translated: MPNHTVILEFILLGIPHTEGLQNILFAVFLFFYLFTLVGNLLILTAIICDARLHTPMYWFLCNLSVVDLGFSSISTPKLLANLWVGSRTISLGGCMCQVFFYHFLGSTECLLYTVMAYDRYAAICHPLRYTVIMNRKVCALLAAGTWFASTFHATILTSLTFTLPYCGSNVVDYFLCDIFPVVKLACADTYIIETVSFTDIGMVPMACFLLIFMSYIRIAISVLRMRSAESRRKAASTCVSHLTVVCFFFGPCALLYTQPSLSDVLATPIQIFCNVVTPMLNPTIYTLRNKEVQAAFRKLKG